Genomic DNA from Leptospira venezuelensis:
TTAGTTTCTTGCTTCTGTCTCTTTTCCAATGCCAATATCTAAATATCCCAAATGTAGGATCTGTTAAAGGATCAGAAGCAAAAAGACAAATTGATTCTGCGATTTCCAGTTCTGTCAGTCTTTCTAATATTCTCGTTCTCTCAAATTCTTCAGCATCTGGAACTTGTGGTGGTGGAGGCGGATCAAGTTCAGGCTCTGCAAACGACCCTGAACCTAACGAAACTTTTGCTGGAGCATCCGCGATCAATCTAAGCGGTGGAGTTGGATATCTTTTTTCTTTGACAGGACAGATTTCTAGCGGTAGCGATGTGGATATTTTCTCGTTTCCAAGCGCAACAATCCGAAAGGGCATTACGGCTACATTTAATGCCTCATCAACTGCAAGCTGCTATTTATATGCAAATGGGGATGATCAAAGTAATAATTCTACGGCTACACATACTTCTGATCCTGGAGATTTATTTCCCCAAGGTGCTGGAGCTTCAGTTATCATTGGTCCAGGCAGCCCATTACATTATATGTATCTAAAATGTGAAGGAACTGCAAGTCAGACTTACAATTTTACTATTACCGTAGATCAAATTTATGGGACCTCTAGTGGCTCAGGTTCCGGAAATACCGTAACAACTGAAAACACTTACCTCACGCAAGCTATCTTTGATTCTCTCATATCAATTGATACTGGAAAATCTTATACAAAAGACTCAGTCGATACCTGCATAAATGCGATACGAACCAAAGGTAGTTTGTATGCAGTCGCTAAAGGTGAAGCAATTAAACAAGCGGCTACATGCGGAACTTCAGCGGAAATTCCCGATCGTAGCATCTTTTTAAAAGACGATTGTACGTTAGAAGAGACTCATTGGATCCAAATTGATTCAATCGGAATCCCATAAATTAAAAGAAATAAACAAATAATAGTAATCAACCATGCTCAAATTAAAATTTCTCCAACCTGATAAGATAAACAGGAAAAGTTGTGCAGGTGTATTTTCAATTAAGACACCAACATGATAAATAAGATAATTAGTAGTTATAAAACAATTAGAAGCATTGAGCGTAACTTAATTACACGGTCAATCTATTGGCGGCTTCTATTATTTAGTATTATATTAAGCCTATCATCTCCAATTCTTGCGGCTGATTTACTCCTTTCAAACGGAGATGGGTTTATTCTAGATCTAATTTCCGAAGACGAACGAGCTGTCACCGTTTCCTGGAAAAATCGAGTCTATGTTATACCTAGATCCGAAGTATTGAAATTAGATGCTAGCAGAAAAGGACCTCATTCCTCTTATCGGACTTCGCATTTTATCTTAAAAGATAGCACATCAATTCGGGGAGTTTTGGCAGAGGAAAAGGAATCATCTTATACCGTTAAAACAGATTTAGGTTACTTAGATATAGATAAGTCTCGAATCAAAAATACAAAAATTCCTCAGGACCAAGATGCAAAACTTCCCTTAGAATTTTTAAGTGAGAAATTAGCTCAACCTGAAACAAAATGGGGAGGGTCCCTTTCTACCTATGGGGGATTAGGATCTATCGCAAATTCCGCTCCACTATGGTTGTCAGGTTCTTTATTTATCGAACCAGCTTACTTTAAATTAGGAGAACGTAATCAACTCGGTATTAGAGTTGATGCTCTCGGTTCTTCCGGTGGAACAAATACAAGATACTCCGTTTTGATGCCGGAAATTTATTTGTTTAGAGGATTTGGTTTTTCAGAAGAAAGAAACTTTTATTTATCCTTCGGGATTGGACCTGCTGCTGTTCAAACTAAATCAGGAGGAGAAACTCAAGCTGGGGTAGTTCCTGGTGCTCATTTAGAAATCGGTTATCAAGGATGGAGATGGGAGACCAGCTTTCTTAGAGTTGGGGGGAAAGTTTTATGCTTCGCTGATGCTTCCTCGCCATTTTGTACTGCGGGGTTAGAATTTTCTTTTGGAGCAAGACTATGAGATTATTATCTATTAAAAATTTTAGTCTAAGTAGTTCAATTTTCCCTAAAGGTATTCCGTTATATCTTTTTATCTCATTCATTACTATAATTGGTTGTGATTCTCCATTCGCATGGGGAGAAGATAATAACGATCTTAAGGTTGATTCTTTTTGGATTCAACCAGGCTCTACTAAAATAGCAGTGAATTTAAAATGTTCTGCCGAATCAGATGCATACGCATATGCAGTAGGTTCTTCCAATTCTCAAATCAGTATAAGTTTATCGCAGGCAAAAGCACATTATCTTCCTATCCAAGATTTAACTCCGGATTCTAATTATACTTTAGTTTTTGGATGTGGTAAAATATCCGATTCGAATCCGACTCGTATTCCGTTTACTACTTGGGTAAGCGACCAACCAATAGTTTCCAGAGGAATTTATTTGGTAGGCGGTGTGGATGGTAATGGATATCCAATAGCTGAAGTAGATTTATTTGATCCCGTAGAATCTAAATGGTATCCAGCTTTCACTTCCGTTCCTACTCCTAGAAGTTTTGCTCTTACTATCTATCATAAAGGAAAAATCTTTGTGATGGGAGGAGCCAAGAGAGCTTCGGGGGGAAGTTGGACTGTAACAGATGAGGTAGAAGCCTTTGATCCATTTACTAAAACTTGGACCTCGTTTTCTCCAATGCCTGCAACTTTGCATGGGGCTATAGGTGGAAGTTCTGGAGATGAAATATATGCTATCGCTGGAAGTACTTCTTTAAATACCACTTCCGGTACTCTTCTGAACACAGTATATCGCTTTTACCCCGAAATAGGTCTGACTGGAACTTGGGCGAGTCCTTTTACTTCCCAAACATCTATATTCCCGAAGATAGATATGTCTAGTTGTGTATTTGATGGAACCTTCTATTTCACTGGAGGTAGACAGTACAATGATGGTTCTGCATCAGCGACATCAGATAGTTATATTCCTTCTCTAAATGCAACCTCTGCTATAACTGAATCATCCTTGATTACCGCAAGACATGGAGCAGCTATAGCTTGTTATCGTCCACAAACAGGAGATCCGAGTCCTGGAGCTTCAAAATATGTTTTGATAGCTGGAGGATCAAGCGGTTCGAATTTCTTTCAACCTGTTACAAGCGTTTCACCTGTATCAAACTATGAAGTTTATGCGATATCCACTACAACCAATGCCTATGCGACTGGACCATCGCTTTTACAGGCTTTGTATTTTCCTGCGATGGAAATATCTTACGATATAAATCAGGCTTACGTTTTTGGTGGAGCTTCAACAATTAATGTTCCAACCGATTTTGTTTACTCAATAGGATTATCAAATCCAACTGCGGGTCCTTGGACTCTCTCTGCTCAAAAAATGCCGAGAGCACGCTACGGTCATAAGGCGGTCATCTTAAGATGAAAATCACATTCAAAACTGCTTTGTTGTGTATTTCCCTTTTAATGGTATCTGGACTTTCTTCCGAAGACGACAGTGTTCAATCGCAAATACGAAGCTTAATTAATTTCGGAAAATACCAAGAAGCCGGAGAAATCCTAAAGCCCTTGTTAGAAAATAATCCTACTGATGTAACCTTAGGTCTTTTTCAAACCGAAATATGGATTGGAATTGGAGAGAATCTCTATCAGAAAAAGCAATACAAAAGTGCCTTCCCATATTTTTCAAAAGCATTTGAAGCTTGGCCTAGTCATCCTCTTTTGCGCTCTCGTTATGAGGAATTAAAAGGAAAAAAGTTAGTAGATCAAATTAAAGTAGAAGCGCAACCGAAAGTAGGCAAGTTATCTTTGGAATCACAAACTAAAAATACCTTAATAGTTTTAGCTGATCCAGAAATATTAGAATTAACAAATCAACTTAAAGACAAGCTAAAATTTAGGATCACCGAGTTAGAACAAAATACTGTTGTAGCTGATGAGAGGGTGGAGATCTTAAATGTTCCTCAAAAATGGACATTAGCCTTATTGGGAATTTCACTTTTTACTAATTTACTTTTATCGGTTTTACTCTTTAGAAAGCGATAGAATGAGATACTCTGTCCTATTTCTCATATTTTTAATAGTAAATTGTATTACCAGATACGGATCAATAAAAACTGACCCTAATAATTCGAGTTCATCCACCTCGACGATCAACATCGAAGCTATAATCACTAGCGGTCATTATACTGGCAGAGTAAAATTAAAGAAATTTGATAAAACCGGTTCTGTTATTGAAAAGCATGTAAACGGAATTATCGATTTTCATCATTACGATACTCTTCGAAAACAATTAGCAAACATAGAACTCGAAAATGGAACCTACAGTGGAGAAATTATCGTAATATCCAGAGAAAATCGTTTCTTCCAATACGCTGTCGAAGGACAAGCCTCCATACTCTTTGATTCAGTATTACATAAGGAAGCCGGAGGAAAATTCGATGGGCCTTGTATACAAAAAGAATTTTCGAAATTAATCTGTCGGGACCTGGTGCTCTCAGGAAATTCTTTTAAGTTCTTAGTAGAAGACTTAGAGAAAGATGAATTCTCATTTTTTATATCTTCTGCTATTCTTATTCTTCCCGTCTATACTACGTTTAAGTTCGGCTTGCCAATACCTTTATTTGGATTTTGGGGATACAATCGAAATCTAATCATTAAAGAAATACTATAGTGGATAGTGCCCTAAATGTTTCACGTGAAAATATTTTTCAAATCGGATTAGATATCTCTAATCTTGTTCTAACCACACTTGGAGGCAATAATAAATTACCGAACGAAATAATAGCAAGAAAGATACTTACGCCCATCTGCTCTTCGACTTCATTTGTAAGAATAATCTTAATTTCAGTTTTCTTTCCGCGTTTTATTAAGATATTCTCGCAATTGTATTTCTCGATAAGATCTGTTTTAACTAGGCACCTCTTAGCTATATCTTTTGCAGCTTGGTCCTTAGTAAAAGTAGCATCCAACCGAAAAGAATGAGGAAAATTTGAACCATAACTAGAAAGTACCCCAGAATAGACTCCCTCTGGAACTTTAAGCTCAATCGACTCACCTTTTTCGATAGCAACGGTTCCGTCTGACTGCAAAGTTTCACAAACATTCGTACCAAATTCTAGGAAGTACTTTTTCTGAGAAAGGCATACTCGAGAAAGTTCTACGTAATCGATAGGAATGTTCCCGGTATTCTCAAACTTAAATGATATTAACCCTAGATTTTCTTTTTCTAAAATCTTTTGGCCATGATATACAATTTGATTCGAAGAACATCCAAACACGAATAAAATTAAAAGGGAAATACCGAAAGATTTCAT
This window encodes:
- a CDS encoding Kelch repeat-containing protein is translated as MRLLSIKNFSLSSSIFPKGIPLYLFISFITIIGCDSPFAWGEDNNDLKVDSFWIQPGSTKIAVNLKCSAESDAYAYAVGSSNSQISISLSQAKAHYLPIQDLTPDSNYTLVFGCGKISDSNPTRIPFTTWVSDQPIVSRGIYLVGGVDGNGYPIAEVDLFDPVESKWYPAFTSVPTPRSFALTIYHKGKIFVMGGAKRASGGSWTVTDEVEAFDPFTKTWTSFSPMPATLHGAIGGSSGDEIYAIAGSTSLNTTSGTLLNTVYRFYPEIGLTGTWASPFTSQTSIFPKIDMSSCVFDGTFYFTGGRQYNDGSASATSDSYIPSLNATSAITESSLITARHGAAIACYRPQTGDPSPGASKYVLIAGGSSGSNFFQPVTSVSPVSNYEVYAISTTTNAYATGPSLLQALYFPAMEISYDINQAYVFGGASTINVPTDFVYSIGLSNPTAGPWTLSAQKMPRARYGHKAVILR
- a CDS encoding tetratricopeptide repeat protein, with amino-acid sequence MKITFKTALLCISLLMVSGLSSEDDSVQSQIRSLINFGKYQEAGEILKPLLENNPTDVTLGLFQTEIWIGIGENLYQKKQYKSAFPYFSKAFEAWPSHPLLRSRYEELKGKKLVDQIKVEAQPKVGKLSLESQTKNTLIVLADPEILELTNQLKDKLKFRITELEQNTVVADERVEILNVPQKWTLALLGISLFTNLLLSVLLFRKR
- a CDS encoding LA_3334 family protein — its product is MINKIISSYKTIRSIERNLITRSIYWRLLLFSIILSLSSPILAADLLLSNGDGFILDLISEDERAVTVSWKNRVYVIPRSEVLKLDASRKGPHSSYRTSHFILKDSTSIRGVLAEEKESSYTVKTDLGYLDIDKSRIKNTKIPQDQDAKLPLEFLSEKLAQPETKWGGSLSTYGGLGSIANSAPLWLSGSLFIEPAYFKLGERNQLGIRVDALGSSGGTNTRYSVLMPEIYLFRGFGFSEERNFYLSFGIGPAAVQTKSGGETQAGVVPGAHLEIGYQGWRWETSFLRVGGKVLCFADASSPFCTAGLEFSFGARL